CCCGAGGTTAAGTTTAAGATGTAAATCCCTGATTATAACAGAAATAATGGCATTATAAATGGTACAATGTACAATTAATCAGGTTATAAGCGCATGTTTTACCCTTTATAACAAAGAAAATATTAACCCGTTGAAAATTTTAAATACTAAAGTCCTTAATCATATTATTGAATATTAAATAATTTTAAATTGTATATTTACATGATAAAATTATTTAATCGTTTGCTTATATTTTATGTTGATAAAATACAATTATTGAAGTGTGGAGTTGAATAATTATATTGATTAAATTTATAAAAAAATATTATGGTTCTATTCTTTTTATATTTGCAATTGTAATAGTAAGCTTTGTTCTATACGGAGTTTTTCTTGAACCTTATGCAATAAGGTTATTAGAAGATAGAATAATTTTTGGTGTACAAAATTTGTCGGCTGAAGATTTAAAATATTTGAATAAGATGATAGTTCTTAAGAAAGTTCATACGGGAGATTTTGTACTAGAAAGAATTATTGGATTTTATCAAACATTGCTTGCTACAGTTATTGGAATAGCTGCACTAGGTAGCTTTGTCGGCTTCTTGTATATTAGGAATTCACATAAGAGAGATATTTGTGATGAAATAGAAAAAGAAATTAGTTCCGACTCAACTAAAAAAATAATAGAAACTGAAATAAATAAAATTCTTAATGCTGAGGATTTAAAAGTAAAAGTTGATAATATAGCCGAACTTGAAGATAGATTAGAACAAGTTGAAAAAATAGCTAATATTTTATCAGAACAAATTGATAGAATAAGACAAAATAGAGAAAAACAAATTAAAGAAAAAATAACCTTTCAAGCCTCTGTTAGGTAGGAGAATATATGGCAATTATCAAAACTGGAATGAAAAGACCAAATAAAAGTAATCTTTTTGATAATATTGATTTATCGATATCTAATCATAAAATATCTTCTGCCATGGAATTGATGCAAAAATTATCAATAAACAGTTTTCCTGTTGATTTAAAAATTATTTTACAAAACTATAATATTGAGTTAGAAAATACAAGTTTTGATAATGATGATATTTCTGGAATGTTAATTAAAAATAATGAAAAATATAAAGTAGTTGTTAATCAAAATCATTCTCAAACTAGAAAAAACTTTACTATTGCTCATGAATTAGGTCATTATTTTCTACATAAAGATTTGAAAGATAAATTTGAAGATCGAATATTTTTTCGAGGAGCAGTTTCTGATAACCTTGAGTTTCAAGCAAACATTTTTGCAGGTGAACTTTTAATGCCGGAAGCTGAATTTAAAAAACAAATTCAGTCAGGGATTAATACTATAGAAGAGCTAGCTGCTTATTTTGATGTTTCTACATTAGCACTTAGAGTACGAGCAAAACAGTTAAATCTATCGGGGCATGGTTTATGATTAAAAATATTAAGTATGTACCAATAATTAAAACAGGAGATGCTGAGTTTAGAGCCGTAGCTAACTTAGACAAAGACTTGAAATCTAAGTTTATTCCTTTATTTGAACTTACTAGAGGACGAAAATCAAAAAATGATAAAACAGGTGAAATTAGAAAAAGACTTGATTCTTTAAAAAAATCTTATGCTAATTTTCCTTTTATTTTAGATTTAACAGGAGAGCCCGAATTAAAAAATGACGAAATAATTAATTTGTATTCAAACAATAATAATTATGAAAATTGGGTAAAATTTTGTATTGAACAAAAAAAAGAGTTGGGCTCTTTTTATCCTGTTGTACAGATTCAAGAAGAAGAAAATTATGATGATTATATTAAAAAACTAACTGAACAAATACGTCTTTTATTAAGCGAAAACTTTGGTTATGTAGTTTTTCGATCTCAGGATGAAGAATTTTCAGAAAATTTAATTGAAGATATTGAAACTATTATTAAGTCAAAACAAATAGAAAAGATCGAAGAAAAAATAATTTTTGTATTGGATTATCAGTATATAGTTAATTCTGTAAGTGGAATTGAAAATGCTGTATCATTTATAAATGCTTTAGAGAAACTTAATATTAAAAATATTGTAATCGCTTCGACTTCCTTTCCTGCAACAGTTTCTGAACATATGAGAGATAACTATATTGCTCTACCGATTAAAGAGAGAGACTTTTTTAATGAAATACAAAAACAAGCTTCTAAAAAAAATATAAATTTGATATATGGAGATTATGCATCAATAAACCCAAAAAGAAATGATACTGTAACCTTTGCAAAAGGCTGGATCCCTAGAATTGATGTTCCTTCAAAAGATATGAATATCCACAGCAGAAGAAAGAGAAGAGATAAAACAAAAGAAGTTGTTAATAACAAAATAGAAGAGGTTTTTGTTTCTTATAAAGAAACATACAATGAACTTGCTCAAGAAGTTGTATCCCAGAATTACTTTAAGAATATATTAAAGTTTAACTGCTGGGGAATTAATGAAATTATTAAAACCTCTTATGGTAATGTATCTGGCTCATCCCCACGTTTTTGGATTTCTGTAAGAATGGATATCTATATAAATCTTATAGTTAATACAATTTATTAGTCTTAATATTTCCAGTTAATGACAATAAATCATCTTTTGATATTACTTCATCATCAATATCTATTTTGAATAAATTAAATAGTCTGCTATACCTTTCAAATAAACGCTCTATAGCTAAATGTCTAATTGTTTTAATTGATGCTTTCTTTAATGCTAATATTCTAAGTTCAAATACTGAAAACTTGCTTAGCCCCTTTTGAGCTATTAATTTTATTAAACTATTTTTATCAAGAAATTCTAATAAATTCATTTTATTGTATTTAGTTGTTTTTATAGGTTTTCTGATTACTTGAAAGCCATTATCATCAATAATATAAAGCCCAACATTAGTTGATAGATATTGTTTAATATGCTTTTCGGTTTTTTTAGTTACAACTAGTATTGTGTAATCAAATGTTGATAAATAATCTTCTAATTGAGATTCAAGATTTCTTGTATTATCTCTATCACTTTTAATTTCAAATGCGTACGTTTTATTATTTTTTATCATAACCAAGTCAGCTCTTCTGAGTTTTGAAGAAAATAATACTTCATTTCCTAAAGTAAAATCTGATTCATTCTCTAAAAGCCACTGTATTAGTTTTATTTTTATGTCATTCGCTTTTAACATGTTTTATAACAAACCTCTTAGTCAGATTATAACTCAAAGGTTAATGAGATTTGGTAACGAATGTCGAGTCTATTTCGTTAAATCTTTTACACAACGACATATATTTTTCACGACCGTAAAATTTTTTATTGGGAAGATAAAAAACTCAACAAAACAATAAAAAACTTAACGTAAAAAAACCGCAAAAAAATTCCCTGCTTTGTGCAGGGAGTCTGATAATTTTTTAGGCTTTTTCTCACACCTCACGAACTTATTCTCATACCTCCTGATAGTCTATAACTGGGTCGGCGGTAAAAGATTGCTCCGGAAAAAAATCGAGCCGCTTATTCCCACAGATATAAAATCATATTTGGAAGTTTTTGGAGGAGGAGCTTGGGTTCTTTTCTATCATGACAAATGGGCAGATTTGGAAGTTTATAATGACCTTGACGGCAGGCTTGTAAATTTATTCAGAATTGTAAAATATCATCCAAATGCCTTAAAGGAAGAATTGCAGTATCTTCTGGGCAGCAGGGAAATCTTTATGCAGTTTCTAAATACAGAAGGAATAACCGATATTCAAAGAGCCGCAAGTTTTCTCTTCCTTATCTCCCGCTCATTTGGCGGAAAAGGCGATACTTTTGGTTGTGTCAAAAAATCAACCGGCGGCGCATGCAAAAGTCAGGGAAATGTCCTGCTTAAAATTGATGCCATTTGTAAAAGGCTCGATAAAGTTATGGTTGAAAACAGGGATTTTGAGAAATTCATCAAGCAATATGATCATGAAGATGCATTTTTCTATTGCGACCCACCATATTCTTACGGTGCCGGTTATTATACAACATCTACAAAAGGCTTTGAACATGAAAGATTAAGAGAAACACTCGGAAACATTCAGGGCAGATTTTTGCTTTCCTATGACGATTCCCCAAAAATTCGTGAGCTTTATAAAGGCTATGAAATGATTGCGGTGGAAAGGCTGAACGGCATTAACAATATACAAGGCGAAGACCGAAAAAATAAAATGTTTAAAGAACTTATAATAGCCAATTATCCTATAAAGGAGAAATTTAATGCCGGAACCGATAGAAATAAAGGTTGATGATAAAGAAATACAGCAGCTTTTAAAAAAGTTAATTTCCAAAGCTGCAAATCTTCGCCCTCTTATGAAAAATATTTCAGGAATTATGCTGGATTCTGTCGAGGAAAACTTTGAAAGAGAAGGTCGTCCAGATAAATGGCAGGGACTTGCTAAGTCTACAATAAAACAGCGAACTAAAAAAGGGTATTGGCTCGGCAGAATTTTACAAGTCAGAGGAGAACTTGCAGCTTCTATAACAAGCAAATCTGATGAAAGTTCTGCTGTAGTCAGGACAAATAAGGTTTATGCTGCTATTCATCAATTTGGAGGTAATACCGGCAGAAATAAAAAAGTTGAAATTCCCGCAAGACCTTATTTAAAACTTGGAGAAAAAGAAAAGGTCGAAATTTTAAAAGAAATTCAAATTTTTCTTCAGGATTAAAAGTATATTCTCTGGTAACTCTTTTAGCTTAAAACCTCTTTCCTTTCGGAGCTTGAGGTTGGTGGTCAAATTGACCACCAACCTCTCTTTTTTTCAAATGTTAGTTTTTCATTAGTGAATAATTGAAAAAGTTTCCGGCATATATAACAGCTTTTTTTATTAATTTTTGCCTTCTTCATATTCTATAAGTTCTTCCTGTTCCTCATCCGTGGTTTTATATAATTTCTCCCATTTTAAGGGCATACGCATTTTTTTATTGTATAGAATCAGCATGGCTTCTGCATATCCTATTGAACCGGCTTTACGGTCTTTTGCCATTCTTGATAATTCTTTTATGGAACACCTGCCAACTTTTTCTTTAAAAATAGTTTCTTTTAATTCCTCTTCATAAGCCACAATTAATTTGGCGATTCCTCTTAATATAATTCCAGCTAATGAATTCTTTTCCCCTTCCCAAGTTCCTATGCTAAGTCTCAATGTCCGATCAAGCACATCAAGCTCGAATTTTTCATGGATATATTCAAGAGTTGAAATAGCACCTATTCCACCGGGAGCTTTTGATGTAGTAATATGTAGCCCATATGATTCGACCAAGTTCTTAATTATAAGCTGTTGCTCCTCGCCTGCTTCAATATTTGCCATGAAAATTTCATAGGCACTTAATGGTTTTACATGGTTTTGCTGACGAGCAAAAACACTAGCTTCTTTTTTATAATGTAAATCATCATATATCATGCACCAGACAGGAGTTTCACGAGAACCGGAAGCAGCTGCTATTGTTTCAATTGTATGTTGTCCGTTAAAAACATAGTTTAATCCATCTCTTCTACTGATCTTCACCGGATTTATCTGATGAAGATTAAAATCTTTAACTGTACGTTTAACTTCTAAACGTCTTAATTTACGTTGATATGCCTGACTTGATACCAAATTTTTAATTGGAATCTTTTCAAAATATACATCTGGAACAAATTGACTATAATCTTTCATGAATCCTCCTCTACTGCTAATAACATCACGTCTATTGTATACTTTAATTGTTTTAATTCATTTTGTAATTTTTCCCTGGCTTTTACGGACGTTTTATCAATATCCGCAATTCTTAATGTTCTGTTAATAGAACCAACCCACGAGGGAATCGTTAAAGAAAGACTTACTATTTCAGCATCAGGGTCATAAGCAGGCATATCTTTCACTGTTTTTTGTTCTTTTTTTTCAGGAATAACCTTGCGAGCTTTAGAATAGTTTACAAAATCACTATTATTGCTACTTAATTGAGTTTTTACATTATTAACTACTTCAGATGGCTGTTTTGCCAGTTTTGAAATATTATCATGAGAAATTTTCACTTTTCCTGTTAAAATTTCAGGAATAAGCTCAGGCTCTTTCTTTGCCAATGTATCTATTGATTTTGCATAACTACCATATTTCCTTACTGTTGCTTCTGAAATATGATATTCTTTAGCAATTCTTTCTGCTGTCAATCCTTGTCCCTCTTGAATTTGAGGTTTATGGTAAATTGTATCACTAACCTCTTTTTCCGAAAATTGATTTTTGCCTAAAATATTTCGAGTACCAAGTTTCTTTTCTATTTCATATCTTTTTCCAATTAAATATTTTCTAGTTTCTTCGGAGATATTCCTGCGTCCAAGCTGATTTGCACAAATCCAAGCAGTTATTTCATCTTTATTGTTAAAATCTATCTGTTGTATAAAAAATGGTATTTTTAAGCGAGTACAGATTTCATAACGATTATGTCCGTCAACTATTGTCTTTCCCCAGACACACAATGGCTCACGGCAACCGTCTTTTGAAATATTTTCCTCTAACTGCATATATTCATTTTGAGTAAGCGGAGGAATTAATTTTTTAAAATTTTCGTCTATTTGTAAATTGTAAATTTGTTTTTCTGCCATAAGTCCAGCCCTCATTCATTTATAGAAACAGCTTCTGCCATATCAAACCTGATAATGTCTTGATTTTGAACTGTTTCTCCATAGATTCTATAGGATTTATCATTTTCCCAATCACTGCAAAGATTTCGCAAATTTTTAACCAGAGAAGAGCTGTATAATTCAAAAGATTTTTTATTTGTAAGCGACTTTTTGGAAATATGGTGCGCTTTAGGGTCTGACCTGTCACTTGGCAAAACGGCAAGTGTGCCTTCTTTTGGATTCACTAATAACAGAACATAATCAGGATTTCCGATAGAATGAAGAGTATCTTTATGAATTCGGATTACAGGTCTTTTAAGGTTCACTGAAATTGCAGGTTTTAACGTTTTATTTTTACTCATGATTTATTTCCTCCGGCTGGGCAACAATCTCCTGTTGTTCTTGAGCCTTATTTGCTTTATCTTTAATTCCAAAGACCGTATAACCGTTGAATATATTTATTTGAAGCTGTTTGCGATGTTCTTCTACCGGGAGACCAAACTGATTTTGCCATTGGGCAGGGAAAACAGGAGTACGAGATGTTTTTGGTTTTTCACCTTCCTGTTCTGTCCTTTGATAAATTTCCGTTGCAGTCAAATCAAAAGTAAACAAATATTCATTACCGCTTTTAATCAATTTTCCGAGCAGTTTATACCTGTACTCAGCATTCCAATCCATCAAGTGAATAATTTTTGAAAAAAATACACGGCAAGTGATATGTTTAGGTTTTCGCTTTGGGGTACACCATAGGAAAGAATCCTTTTCATCGCCACTGCAAGGTCTGACAGCAAGCTTTTTTTCTTCGGAATTAATAAGTATTTGGACAAAATCAATATCAGGCAATCTCTTTAGACAAGCGGTATTTAGTGAAATTCTGAAATTATTAAAAGTAATGGAAGGTTCAAATAAATGAGCAAAATACTCGCCCCGAACAACTTCGTATCCATCATAACTAAAACTTGTATCTTCAATAGCATCAATATCTGTAGTTATTGCTGCTGCTTCTTGTATCTCATTCTCCGTCATTAATAATCTCCTGTTGCATATCATTCATAATGTTTTGTATGTTGAGTTCTACTTCATCAGGATTTGTTACTTCTAAATCCGATTCTGTATAAGGCTTTCCTTCTTCTTTAGCTTTCCATTCGCTTTCTTCATTGAGAAGAGCCCATTCTTTTGCCTGATACTGGCTGTAATAGTCATTTCCAAAAGTATTTGCCCATGTTGGAGGATACGCAATAATATCTTTATTAGGTCCGTTAGTAAAAGGTATTAAGCCTTTTGTCAGCTGCTCATCAGAAGGCTCTTCCTCAGATATTATTTGTGAAATAAATATTTCGGTTTCATTCATATTAAAAATTAGTAAAATTTCATCATCTTTTTGCCTGCGGATTCCTCTTACTCTATATTTATATTCAGGATTCCAATCAAACAATTCGTATAAAGTTTTGCTATATGCAGCACAACTTATATTCCGAGAACAATACAAGTTATTACGGGCTTTTCCCCATTGAACAGCGTTTCTTGTTTTTTCAGAACCCGGTCTAACAGCAAATAATTTTTCATTCGGATTAACCAGCATTTCAACATATTCGATTTTTTCAAATTTACGAATACATTCTGTGCTAAATTGTATATTTTTCAAAGAAAACGTCACGCATATTTTGTTTGTTGTATCAAAAAATTGTGAACGAGCAACCTCAAAATTTCGCAAGTCAAAATCGCCCGATTGTGCTTCTATCTCGATGTTTTCTTCTCCATCTTCATTAAATGGACACACACTGTCAGAAGCTTTTTGGTAATCTTTTGCTTTAAAGCCTGCCCATCTTGGATTTATTGATACAAAACCTGTAAGAACACCTTCCTGAACAACATTTAATTCAGGCAAAAAGCCTTTATGTCCATATTTTGCATTGCTGATAAGTCTTTGTACAGCTATAAAATTATCTCTGGAAATAATCCCGTCATGATGCTCTTCTTGTAGGTATTGGGCTCTGTCCCGAT
This portion of the bacterium genome encodes:
- a CDS encoding recombinase family protein — encoded protein: MSEDKIQMKNTEDQKEKIRKKYKGIDFDELQIIPAKPHLNFYEDGSAKRVAVYARVSTDDPRQTSSYELQKNHYMDFIDRYKSWELVDIYADEGISGTSLKRRDAFARMIKDCETGKIDLILTKSVSRFARNVVDCIKTSRELKQLKPPVGILFEIENINTLDPESEMHLIYKASNAQEESHNKSRTMNASIDMRFRRGIFLTPSLLGYDTDDDGNLVINQEEAKIVRLIFFIYIYGYSCRQIAETLTRLCRKTKKGNTVWSAGAILPILQNERHYGAVRARKTWTPNYLDHKSKKNNRDRAQYLQEEHHDGIISRDNFIAVQRLISNAKYGHKGFLPELNVVQEGVLTGFVSINPRWAGFKAKDYQKASDSVCPFNEDGEENIEIEAQSGDFDLRNFEVARSQFFDTTNKICVTFSLKNIQFSTECIRKFEKIEYVEMLVNPNEKLFAVRPGSEKTRNAVQWGKARNNLYCSRNISCAAYSKTLYELFDWNPEYKYRVRGIRRQKDDEILLIFNMNETEIFISQIISEEEPSDEQLTKGLIPFTNGPNKDIIAYPPTWANTFGNDYYSQYQAKEWALLNEESEWKAKEEGKPYTESDLEVTNPDEVELNIQNIMNDMQQEIINDGE
- a CDS encoding DNA adenine methylase; this encodes MVYNWVGGKRLLRKKIEPLIPTDIKSYLEVFGGGAWVLFYHDKWADLEVYNDLDGRLVNLFRIVKYHPNALKEELQYLLGSREIFMQFLNTEGITDIQRAASFLFLISRSFGGKGDTFGCVKKSTGGACKSQGNVLLKIDAICKRLDKVMVENRDFEKFIKQYDHEDAFFYCDPPYSYGAGYYTTSTKGFEHERLRETLGNIQGRFLLSYDDSPKIRELYKGYEMIAVERLNGINNIQGEDRKNKMFKELIIANYPIKEKFNAGTDRNKG
- a CDS encoding integrase, with the protein product MTENEIQEAAAITTDIDAIEDTSFSYDGYEVVRGEYFAHLFEPSITFNNFRISLNTACLKRLPDIDFVQILINSEEKKLAVRPCSGDEKDSFLWCTPKRKPKHITCRVFFSKIIHLMDWNAEYRYKLLGKLIKSGNEYLFTFDLTATEIYQRTEQEGEKPKTSRTPVFPAQWQNQFGLPVEEHRKQLQINIFNGYTVFGIKDKANKAQEQQEIVAQPEEINHE
- a CDS encoding beta family protein, which codes for MIKNIKYVPIIKTGDAEFRAVANLDKDLKSKFIPLFELTRGRKSKNDKTGEIRKRLDSLKKSYANFPFILDLTGEPELKNDEIINLYSNNNNYENWVKFCIEQKKELGSFYPVVQIQEEENYDDYIKKLTEQIRLLLSENFGYVVFRSQDEEFSENLIEDIETIIKSKQIEKIEEKIIFVLDYQYIVNSVSGIENAVSFINALEKLNIKNIVIASTSFPATVSEHMRDNYIALPIKERDFFNEIQKQASKKNINLIYGDYASINPKRNDTVTFAKGWIPRIDVPSKDMNIHSRRKRRDKTKEVVNNKIEEVFVSYKETYNELAQEVVSQNYFKNILKFNCWGINEIIKTSYGNVSGSSPRFWISVRMDIYINLIVNTIY
- a CDS encoding ImmA/IrrE family metallo-endopeptidase, encoding MAIIKTGMKRPNKSNLFDNIDLSISNHKISSAMELMQKLSINSFPVDLKIILQNYNIELENTSFDNDDISGMLIKNNEKYKVVVNQNHSQTRKNFTIAHELGHYFLHKDLKDKFEDRIFFRGAVSDNLEFQANIFAGELLMPEAEFKKQIQSGINTIEELAAYFDVSTLALRVRAKQLNLSGHGL
- a CDS encoding DUF6551 family protein, whose product is MKDYSQFVPDVYFEKIPIKNLVSSQAYQRKLRRLEVKRTVKDFNLHQINPVKISRRDGLNYVFNGQHTIETIAAASGSRETPVWCMIYDDLHYKKEASVFARQQNHVKPLSAYEIFMANIEAGEEQQLIIKNLVESYGLHITTSKAPGGIGAISTLEYIHEKFELDVLDRTLRLSIGTWEGEKNSLAGIILRGIAKLIVAYEEELKETIFKEKVGRCSIKELSRMAKDRKAGSIGYAEAMLILYNKKMRMPLKWEKLYKTTDEEQEELIEYEEGKN
- a CDS encoding phage virion morphogenesis protein — translated: MPEPIEIKVDDKEIQQLLKKLISKAANLRPLMKNISGIMLDSVEENFEREGRPDKWQGLAKSTIKQRTKKGYWLGRILQVRGELAASITSKSDESSAVVRTNKVYAAIHQFGGNTGRNKKVEIPARPYLKLGEKEKVEILKEIQIFLQD
- a CDS encoding sce7726 family protein, which encodes MLKANDIKIKLIQWLLENESDFTLGNEVLFSSKLRRADLVMIKNNKTYAFEIKSDRDNTRNLESQLEDYLSTFDYTILVVTKKTEKHIKQYLSTNVGLYIIDDNGFQVIRKPIKTTKYNKMNLLEFLDKNSLIKLIAQKGLSKFSVFELRILALKKASIKTIRHLAIERLFERYSRLFNLFKIDIDDEVISKDDLLSLTGNIKTNKLY